A genomic region of Candidatus Cloacimonadaceae bacterium contains the following coding sequences:
- a CDS encoding nitronate monooxygenase, whose product MTKILPQLKIGDLIAKLPILQGGMGVGISLSKLAAAVANEGGIGIISSVGLGLLRPSLGKGYREANIAALRDEIRAARKLTNGILGLNIMLAISDFDEMIRVAFEEEIDIVFLGAGLPLKVPSTMTLEYLQNTKTKIGIIVSSARATKLILNHWAQHFHRIPDIVVVEGPKAGGHLGFKREQIFDPDYALENILPQVKLEVKAIEDKHGKRIPVIAAGGIFTGEQIYKIMDLGADGVQLGTRFVATEECDADDTFKQLFVDCTEDEILIIDSPVGLPGRAINNQFLKDVTCGEKHPFTCPWKCLKTCDYHTAPYCIALALQNARNGLFAEGFAFAGANAYLVKNITTVKELIRDLLQEYQDYYDQVVNKGKLKLAPARD is encoded by the coding sequence ATGACTAAAATATTACCGCAACTCAAGATTGGCGATCTGATCGCCAAACTCCCGATACTCCAGGGGGGAATGGGAGTGGGCATATCCCTTTCCAAGCTGGCAGCCGCTGTCGCCAACGAAGGGGGGATCGGCATCATCTCTTCTGTGGGATTGGGACTGCTGCGTCCCAGTCTGGGCAAAGGTTACCGGGAAGCAAATATCGCCGCTCTCAGGGATGAGATCCGTGCAGCACGCAAACTGACCAACGGCATTCTCGGGCTGAATATCATGCTCGCGATATCGGATTTTGATGAAATGATCAGAGTCGCCTTTGAGGAAGAGATCGACATTGTCTTTCTGGGCGCTGGTTTGCCGCTCAAAGTGCCAAGCACAATGACGCTGGAATATCTGCAAAACACCAAAACCAAGATCGGCATCATCGTTTCTTCCGCCAGAGCCACGAAATTGATTTTGAATCATTGGGCTCAACATTTTCATCGCATCCCGGACATCGTGGTAGTGGAAGGACCCAAAGCCGGAGGCCATCTCGGTTTTAAACGCGAGCAGATCTTTGATCCTGACTATGCCTTGGAAAACATCCTCCCACAAGTGAAACTGGAAGTGAAAGCCATCGAAGACAAGCACGGAAAAAGGATTCCGGTAATCGCCGCCGGAGGCATCTTCACCGGCGAACAGATCTATAAGATCATGGATCTGGGCGCGGACGGAGTCCAGCTCGGCACTCGTTTTGTGGCAACCGAGGAATGCGACGCAGACGATACTTTCAAGCAGCTTTTCGTGGATTGCACGGAAGATGAAATCTTGATCATCGACAGCCCCGTCGGCTTGCCAGGCAGAGCGATCAACAACCAATTTCTGAAAGACGTCACCTGTGGAGAGAAACATCCCTTCACTTGCCCATGGAAATGCCTGAAAACCTGCGATTATCACACTGCTCCATATTGCATCGCGCTGGCTCTTCAAAACGCCCGCAACGGCTTATTCGCGGAAGGTTTTGCCTTCGCCGGAGCCAATGCCTATCTGGTGAAAAACATCACTACCGTCAAGGAATTGATCCGCGATCTGCTGCAGGAATATCAGGATTATTACGATCAGGTCGTGAACAAAGGTAAGCTCAAGCTCGCCCCCGCAAGGGATTGA
- a CDS encoding radical SAM/SPASM domain-containing protein, translating to MNVPMITDVLKTYLMRRRLPNAAGSYLSYHLSITTKRVWHGFYPPAIMIEPTNICNLRCPLCPSGNGGMERARGMMTIQRYKKIIREIRSHIGTLILWNQGEPFLHPDIYTMFDFAVKEGMYVLTSTNFSLEIDHIKLIDSGLQHLIISMDGISNTTYDQYRVNGDYDLVLHNMKELIRIKKLRHSRHPYIIWQFIVMKHNEHEIPAVKQMARRLGVDKLEIKTAQIYAQDDMQVFIPSDAKYSRYHKSEGEFRIKAELLNRCRRLWTQPVVNWDGEVAVCCYDKDVSFPIGNVDDEGFYRLWCSTAFNDLRRDILHRRKDFEICRNCGEGIRLKVKN from the coding sequence ATGAATGTCCCAATGATTACTGACGTCCTGAAAACATATCTGATGCGGCGGCGATTGCCAAACGCTGCCGGCAGCTATCTTTCCTACCATCTGTCTATAACCACAAAGAGAGTCTGGCATGGATTTTATCCGCCGGCGATTATGATCGAGCCCACCAATATCTGCAACCTGAGATGCCCGCTTTGCCCCAGCGGAAATGGCGGCATGGAAAGAGCCCGCGGGATGATGACGATTCAAAGATACAAAAAGATCATCCGTGAAATCCGAAGCCATATTGGTACGCTGATTCTCTGGAATCAGGGCGAGCCCTTTCTGCATCCGGATATTTATACCATGTTTGATTTTGCCGTGAAAGAGGGAATGTATGTGCTCACCAGCACAAACTTTAGCCTTGAGATCGATCATATAAAACTGATTGACAGCGGTTTGCAGCATCTGATCATCTCCATGGACGGCATCTCAAATACCACCTACGATCAGTATCGGGTCAACGGAGACTATGATCTCGTTTTGCACAACATGAAAGAACTCATTCGGATAAAAAAACTCCGCCACAGCAGACATCCATACATTATCTGGCAATTTATCGTGATGAAACACAACGAGCACGAGATCCCGGCAGTGAAACAAATGGCTCGCCGGCTCGGAGTGGACAAACTCGAGATTAAAACCGCGCAGATTTATGCTCAGGACGACATGCAGGTCTTTATTCCCTCGGACGCTAAGTATTCCCGCTACCATAAAAGCGAGGGTGAGTTTCGCATCAAAGCCGAACTCCTGAACCGTTGCCGGCGGCTTTGGACTCAACCTGTGGTGAATTGGGACGGCGAAGTGGCGGTATGTTGCTATGACAAAGACGTATCTTTCCCCATCGGCAACGTGGACGATGAAGGTTTTTACCGGCTTTGGTGCTCCACCGCTTTCAACGATCTGCGCCGCGACATCTTGCACCGCAGGAAAGATTTTGAAATCTGCCGGAATTGTGGAGAAGGCATCCGCCTCAAGGTAAAGAACTGA
- the ribE gene encoding 6,7-dimethyl-8-ribityllumazine synthase: MRTIEGNLVSKGYKIALVVSRFNEFICKKLLDGAVDCLIRHEVRDEDITVIWVPGAFEIPLVAQEAAKGNNYDAVICLGAVIRGSTPHFEYVSAEVTKGIAQVSLAYSKPVIYGVLTTDTIEQAIERAGAKAGNKGFAAATSALEMLNLLKEMKNGTKA; encoded by the coding sequence ATGAGAACTATTGAAGGAAATCTCGTTTCCAAGGGATATAAGATCGCCCTTGTGGTCAGCCGTTTCAACGAGTTTATCTGCAAGAAACTGCTCGACGGTGCCGTGGACTGCCTGATCCGTCATGAAGTCCGCGACGAAGACATCACCGTCATCTGGGTGCCCGGCGCCTTTGAAATACCGCTAGTGGCACAGGAAGCGGCCAAAGGCAACAATTATGATGCCGTGATCTGCCTCGGAGCGGTGATCCGCGGCAGCACTCCACACTTTGAATATGTGAGCGCGGAAGTGACCAAGGGCATCGCCCAGGTCAGCCTCGCATATTCCAAACCGGTGATCTATGGCGTGCTCACCACGGACACAATCGAGCAAGCCATCGAACGAGCCGGAGCCAAAGCCGGCAACAAAGGTTTTGCCGCTGCCACCTCCGCTTTGGAAATGCTCAATCTGCTCAAGGAGATGAAAAATGGGACAAAGGCGTAA
- the nusB gene encoding transcription antitermination factor NusB, whose protein sequence is MGQRRKARELAVQTLYALDFAEVSPDFTEYSLLSKYPDILSQLAEAEEIDTGSPVFAFADELVKNAVINMEDIEMEINKHTDNWSFESIAHLDRSILHIAVYEMIYTDTPAPVVINEAIEIAKKFCCESTGKFLNGILDSINKDMKQHFDGERPS, encoded by the coding sequence ATGGGACAAAGGCGTAAAGCTCGCGAGCTCGCCGTTCAAACCCTCTACGCGCTGGACTTTGCGGAGGTTTCTCCGGATTTTACCGAATACTCGCTTTTAAGTAAATATCCGGACATCCTGAGCCAGCTTGCCGAGGCTGAGGAAATCGATACCGGATCGCCGGTCTTTGCTTTCGCGGACGAACTGGTCAAAAACGCCGTCATCAATATGGAAGATATTGAGATGGAGATAAATAAACACACCGACAATTGGTCTTTCGAGAGCATCGCTCATCTGGATCGCAGCATCCTGCACATCGCAGTCTATGAGATGATCTACACCGATACTCCTGCTCCTGTTGTGATCAACGAAGCCATCGAGATCGCCAAGAAGTTTTGCTGTGAATCCACCGGAAAGTTTCTGAACGGCATCCTGGATTCCATCAACAAAGACATGAAACAACATTTTGACGGAGAAAGGCCATCCTGA